In Centroberyx gerrardi isolate f3 chromosome 7, fCenGer3.hap1.cur.20231027, whole genome shotgun sequence, the sequence atgGCCATTAACTTCTCTTCAACAAAGccacaaacaaaacatcaaatgGAATATGCCAATTCAGACTGAGGGGACCTGACTGGAGTAGATTGTGAAGCAATGAAATAAAACCTGTGGAGAACAGATGTTTCTCCACAAGCAGAGTACATGATACAAATCAACGTATGCACAGGCAAATGCAATTAAGTGCTTTCAATTTGATCTTTGATCACCGTACACTCAACAAGTTCTTCTCTACCTTCTATTAGGACCAAAATAACTGATATTattaaatacaaaatatgtATAAACCTTCATACATCTCAGGCTATAAGTTTGGTACTGGTATGAAACAACGGCAAAAGGTATTCCATGAAGTTCCATATGACAAATATACGGATATTTTTCTAGTGGTATACATCCACCTGAATGCAGTCACTCAAATCCTCGAGGGCACTTTCTTGGCTACAACATCACAGAGGAGTTACAGTATAAAACATTATAAGAAACATATTGAATTTGAATGATAAATTATAAATTTCCATATATACAAAATTCTCATATGTTTTTACATATGCACATATTGACAGCGTCTTCCAATCGGTCACTAGTACTCCCATTTGACAAAACAAGGGCTTGTTAGAAAGAAACATATTCCTTGAAGGTGACAGTGAGACTGTTTGTTGTGATATCAGTGATTATAATATTTCCCATGAAAGGTGAGATTTTTTGAACAGGCTCTTCCTTAGTCTTTTCTGTTGATTTCTCTGGATCCTCTGTCACAGGAGCTGGATCTGTAATGACAGGCTCAGGCTCTGGTTCCAGTTCTGGTTGTATTTCTGGCTCCGTCTGCTTCTTGGTCTTTGGACAGCTAAGATCCATAGGCTCCTCTTGGCTGCTAGAGTCCGTAACGTCATATGTACATGCACTGCTCTGGCGTGGCCCGCTACAGTGGAGGTCCATAGGTTTGTCCTGAGGTGGAGTCACCACAGTACTCGGGACACTGAAGCTTCTGGAACTGAGGAAAGTTTTGGAAACACTCCTGTCCTCCACCGGCTCTGAGAGCTTACGCTTGCGGTCGTTGGGGAAAGAGGGGATCCTGATCTGGTCAATGGCTATAGTGGTTGGGATATTTGTGTCCATAGCCCAGGATGTTGGAAGCGGGCTAGCGGTTAGCTGTAGGGGTAGGTCATCCGGCAAATCAGCCTGACCGCGAGCCACTTCTGTGTTGTATTCCTCTGCCGTGCTCGGCGAAGGTTTGGAGAAATGTCTGTCCTTCGGAGAACACTTTTTGGGATGCTCTGCGGCAGGGGGGGAACTGCCATTGCAGATCTCTTTGGGGACACCGTTCTCTAGGTGCAACTGCTCCACCATTTTGGTTCTGTGCGATGGATTGTTTTCTGATGGTTTGGTGTGTTGGGGTTTCTCTTCACCCGATGATTCCCCATGTTTACCCTTTGCCCCATGTACCTTGTTACTGTCCA encodes:
- the cbx4 gene encoding E3 SUMO-protein ligase CBX4, which translates into the protein MELPAAGEHVFAVEGIEKKRIRKGKIEYLVKWRGWSPKYNTWEPEENILDPRLLVAFQNRERQEQLMGYRKRGPKPKHLLVQVPSFARRSSIPAGFEETSQDAEGCLRTDPIQVQRSQPQQYQLNSKKHHQYQPSSQEVPPDQLANGKKKFIYQLNSKKHHHYEPDPNMYDAQASRLKEVVKVQESASKPANPGWNLPLALQQKWVRDKDTGCLSKVKELAVEVRKPTTSVKEAESEHALKPNPKDATLPSAISSKMKIIKNKNKNGRIVIVMSKYMDSNKVHGAKGKHGESSGEEKPQHTKPSENNPSHRTKMVEQLHLENGVPKEICNGSSPPAAEHPKKCSPKDRHFSKPSPSTAEEYNTEVARGQADLPDDLPLQLTASPLPTSWAMDTNIPTTIAIDQIRIPSFPNDRKRKLSEPVEDRSVSKTFLSSRSFSVPSTVVTPPQDKPMDLHCSGPRQSSACTYDVTDSSSQEEPMDLSCPKTKKQTEPEIQPELEPEPEPVITDPAPVTEDPEKSTEKTKEEPVQKISPFMGNIIITDITTNSLTVTFKEYVSF